Genomic window (Blastocatellia bacterium):
TTTGCCAAAGAATTTATCTATTTTACACTGTGTTAAGATTTAATCACACCAAAAAATGTTAAGCAATAGTTGTTATTGCTGATAATAATAAATTAAGCCACCATTAGAGAACAACTAACAGTGGCTTAAGTTACAAAATCTTGTAGAAAAACTTTAATTTACAATCCCATAACTAGGAGTATTAGCTGTTTCCCATTCTAGAGTTTCATCATGTATTCTATAGCGTTCTAGTAAATTATCATAAGCCATTAGCTTTCCTGCGCCTTTTACTACCGCTTCCAGGGGACGTTCTGCTACATGAACAGGTAGCTCAAATTCATTGCTTAAACGCTTATCCAAATTGCGTAACAATGCCCCTCCACCACTTAAGACAATTCCATAACTATAAATATCTACTGCTACATTAGGAGGTACTTGCTCTAGTATTGTGCGAATTTCACTAATAATAGTTTGCAAGAATTTATCTAGTGCTTGAAAAAGTTCTTCGCTATCAATGCTGATTTCTTTAACTGCATGACCTGGGACAGCTTTACCAATAACTTTTAATTCTTCTGGCTCTGTAGGTTCTAGGGCGGTGGCAAGTTTCATTTTTATAGATTCTGCGGCTTGTTCTCCAATTTGTAAGCGATGTTTACGTGCTAGAAGTTCAATAATTGCTTGATTTAGCTCATTACCTGCTACAGGAATAGAAGAAGATTTAATAATACCAGAAGCAGAAGCAATAATTATATTACTTGTACCACCACCAATATCAACTACCATATGAGCATTAGAATTACCTAAAATTGCATTAGCACCTACAGCCGCCGCTAGTCCCTCTTCAATCATTGAGACCCATCGCCCACCTGCACCACGTGCAGCAGCCTTTAATGCTCTACGCTCAACGCTAGTAGACATACTAGGTGTTGCAGTAACAATATGTAGCAATTTGCCGCTTTTACCAATTTTGCCAACATTAGCACGTCGGAAAAATTCATGTAGCATTTTTTCTGCTAGGTCAAAATCAGCAATCGTTCCATCTCTCATAGGTCTATGAACTACAGTATCTATTGGCTCACGTCCTAACATATTTAAGGCTTCATGACCAACTGTAATTATTTGACCAGTATATTTATTTACAGCAATTGCAGAAGGTTCATTTAATACAATTCCACGTTTTTCTGTATAAATTAAGGTGTTTACTGTTCCTAAATCTACCGCTACTCGTTCAGCAAAAATACGACGAAATTGCTTTGCAATATAGCGTTTAATTCTTTCTCGTAACATGTTTCCCCCAAACATTCCTGGCCCTGGTGATTCTGTATTTTACTACAAAGATGCAATAAGCCTAGTCAAATGTTGCTGTTTAACTCAAATTTTACATTATTTTTAAAGTGTAAATTCTTTTATCTAGCTGCAAATATTATATTTACCACTATCAAATATTTTGCACTTATTTTTCGCATATGCTTTAGTAACTTGAAAGGCAAAAAGGGCTATGCTAGGATGTCTTTCCTTTCATGATAGAAAATCAAGTAAATAAAACAACTTTAGATAATGGTCTAGTAATCATCAGCGAATCAATAAGTTATGTTCGTTCGGTGAGCCTAGGAATTTGGGTTTGTGCTGGCTCACGTCATGAATCAGCATTAGAAAATGGGATTTCCCATTTTATTGAGCATGCTGTTTTTAAAGGTACTTCTAAACGCACAAGCAGACAAATTGCTACACAAGCTGATATTTTAGGTGGCGGACTAGATGCTTTTACTAGTCAAGATGTTACTAATTTTTATATAAGAGTTTTGGATTGTCATTTATCAGAAGGCTTTGACCTATTAGCTGATATTATTACTAATCCAACATTCTCCCCTGTTGAGTTAGAAAAAGAGCGTGGTGTAATCCTAGAAGAAATTAAAATGGTGGATGATACACCTGATGAGCTAGTTTATGACCTTTTTGCTAGTTCATTTTGGCCCAATCATCCTTTGGGCCGACCCATCCAAGGTACAGCCGAAAGCGTCGGCAATTTTACTAGAAACGAAATAATTAATTATTATCAAAAAACTTACTATCCTGAAAATATTTTGATTTGTGCTACAGGAAATCTTTGCCATCAAGAGCTAGTAGAACTTGCCCAAAAATATTTTGGACATCTAAAACCAGAAACAGAAAAATTATTAATATCTACTCCTAAAACTGAATATAAAATATCTGTCCATAAAAAAAGAAATTTAGAACAAACTCATATTGTTTTAGCTAGTGACTTTCCTGTCATACATTCACCTAAGCGTTATGCTTGCAATGTTTTTAATAGTATTTTAGGGGGCGGACTAAGTTCTAGGTTATTTCAAACAATTAGAGAAGAACATGGTTTAGCTTATTCAGTATTTTCTTCTATAGACTCTTTTACTGACATTGGTTGTTTATCCATTTATTTAGCTGTTGCAAATAAACAAGTAAATAAAGCTATTGAGTATGTTTTACAGGAAATTATTAAGCTAAAAGAAAATATAGTTTCCTTAGAAGAGCTTAATACAACTAAAGAACAAATTAAAACCGCATTACTTATAAGCAATGACTCTATTTCTAGCAAAATGACTAGCTTAGCAAATAATCATATGCTATTTACTAGAAATATTACTATTAATGAAGTAATTACAGAAATTGATAAGGTTAGCCAAGAAGAAATCCAAGAAATTGCACAAAATACTTTTCAAAAAAATAAACTAGCAATTACTATCTTGGGAGCTAATGATAAAGTTAAGTTAGATTTAGCTCATTTAGGCTATTAACTATTTTAATTTATTGGTATTTTTAATTTATGCGCTTTAACGTTTTAGCTAGCGGTAGCAGTGGTAACGCCACTTTAATTAGCACAGGAAAAACTTCTGTGTTAGTCGATTGTGGGTTGTCGGCTCGTGAACTGGTAAAACGTGTTGAAATGGTTGGAAGCAGAATTCAAGACATTAGCGCGATAATAATCACTCATGAACATAGCGATCATGTTCGTGCATTAAAAACCTTAGCTAAAAAACTTAATATTTATGTTTATATTTCTCCTGTAGCTTTTGACTACTTAAAGTTAACTTCTGAACCATCAATAAAATTAGCAGAAAAACTAATACCTAACCAACCTTTTGAAATTGGAGACCTACAGTTTTGGTCTGTTCCCGTCCCACACGATAGCGTAGATCCATTAGTTTTTACTATTGAAAGTAAAGGCTCTAAAATGGCAATTGTTACTGATCTAGGTTATATCCCTAAACAAGTAGCAAAATATTTAATAGGTTGTGATGCTTTAGTATTAGAAGCTAATCATGAAGTAGAAATGTTACGTATAAGCTCATATCCTTGGGCAACTAAGCAAAGAATTTTAGGCCAAAATGGGCATCTTTCTAATAATGAGATGGCTAGATTTTTGCGAGAAGATTTTGATCAGAAAGCACAATATTTAATCCTCGCCCATTTAAGCGAGCAAAATAACCATCCAGAGTTAGCTAAGTTAGCAGCAATGACAGCATTAAATGATAAAACTCCTTTATTTGCATCACTAGCAGAAAATCGGGTTTTAACAGCTTTTCCTGATCGTCCATTAGGCTGGATAGATTTATAAATTCGCTCTGCCCTAAAGGACAGGGCTATTATCAAATGCCCTAGAAGGGCATTAAGAATTATTTACTTGCAATAAGTTATAAAGTAAATTCTATGTACTATGTACTTATATTTATTAAAAGGACTGTAAGTATTTATGATTCCGCGCTATACCCTACCAGAAATGGGAAGGATTTGGACAGAAGAAAATAAATTTCAAAAGTGGTTAGATGTAGAAATAGCAGTTTGTGAAGTACATGCAGAAATGGGAACAATTCCTGCTTCCGCGCTTGCTGTTATCAAAGAAAAAGCTAAATTTGATGTAAAACGTATTGCTGAAATTGAAGAAACTACTCGCCATGATGTAATTGCTTTTACTACCTGCTTAGCAGAATTTATTGGCCCAGAGTCGCGCTATGTTCATTTTGGGTTAACTTCCTCAGATGTTGTAGACACTGCCAACGCATTAGTTTTAATAGAAGCCTTAAATTTAATAATTGATACTGCTAACAAATTAAGTAACACTTTACGTAAGCGGGCTTTTGAATTTAAAGATACTGTAATGATTGGCCGTACTCATGGAATACACGCTGAACCAACTACATTTGGACTGGTTTTAGCTCTTTACTATGCTGAAAACAAACGTAATTTACAAAGACTTGAGCGAGCAAAAGAAGCTATTAGCGTTGGCAAAATCTCTGGTGCAGTAGGTACTTTTGCGCATCTTGATCCAGAAGTTGAAGAGAAAGTTTGTCAACGTTTAGGCTTAAAAGCAGCACCTATTTCAACCCAAGTAATCCAACGAGACCGCTATGCAGAAGTTTTATCCACACTTGCTATTACTACTGCTAGTTTAGAAAAAATTGCTTTAGAAATTCGTCATCTTCAACGTAGCGAAGTAGGCGAGGCACAAGAATTTTTTGGTAGTGGGCAAAAAGGCTCTTCAGCAATGCCTCATAAGCGCAACCCTATTGTTTCTGAACAAATTTGCGGCCTAGCCCGTGTTGTTAGAGCCAATGCTCAAGCAGCATTTGAAAATATTGCTCTTTGGCATGAAAGAGATATCTCCCACTCCTCCGTTGAAAGAATCATTCTAGCTGATAGCCATATTTTGACTGATTATTTATTACATCGCACTAATAAGCTAATAAATAAACTTATTGTTCATCCAAAACAAATGCAAAAAAACTTACACTTAATGCAAGGTGTGATTTTTTCTGGTCAACTACTTTTAGAATTAACTCGTCATGGACTCACTAGAGAAGATGCTTATAAATTAGTCCAAAATAATGCTATGCGGGTTTGGGATGAAAAAGTCAATTTCCATGACTTAATACTTGCAGACACGGAAATTAATAAAATTCTCTCTACAAGCGAAATTAATGCTATTTTTGACTTAAAAGTACAACTACGTAATGTAGAAAAAATATTTAATCGTGTTTTTGCAAATTAATTTAGGCTATTTATATTTGGAGGTTTTACTTAAAATCAATGAAAGCAAAAGTATATGTTACATTAAAAAATGGAGTTTTAGACCCCCAAGGCAAAGCAATCCATCAAGCAATAAAAACCATAGGTTATGGGTCTGTTGCCGACATCAGGCAAGGAAAATATTTTGAAGTAGCTTTAAGAGATGATATTTCCCTTATAGACGCTCAACAAGAAGTTAACCAACTAGCACACTCAATTTTAGCTAACCCTGTAATTGAAGATTACAAAATAGAAATAGAAAGTTAATTTAATTAAGGAGTTTTCTAAAAATGAAATTTGGGGTAGTTATTTTCCCAGGCTCTAATTGTGATCACGATACTTATCATGTGATTAGCAAAGTTGTTGGTCAACCAGTCCAGTTTATTTGGCATCAAGCCACTACACTAGATGATTGCGATGTGGTTATTTTACCAGGTGGATTTTCCTATGGTGATTACTTAAGATGTGGAGCATTAGCTAGTCTTTCGCCAGTTATGAAATCAATAAAAGAGTTTGCTAGTCGTGGAGGTTTAGTTTTAGGTATTTGTAATGGCTTCCAAATCCTTTGTGAAGCAGGACTATTACCAGGAACATTACTACGTAACCGAGACTTAAAATTTATTTGTGATTATAGCTATGTAAAAGTTGAAAATAACCAAGGAGCATTTGTTAACTCTTATAATGCTGGAGATGTATTAAATCTACCTATCGCGCATAACGAAGGTAATTATTTTTGTGATCCAGACGATTTAGCTATGTTAAAGGAAAAAAACTGTATTTTATTTCGCTATTGCAGTAAAAATGGCGAAGTTACAGACAAATTTAACCCTAATGGCTCACTAGAAAATATTGCTGGCATCACTAACAAAGAAAAAAATGTCTTAGGTATGATGCCACATCCAGAACGAGCATCAGAAGAAATTTTAGGTAATATTGATGGTCGAGCTATTTTTTATTCTCTAAACCTTCATATGGCTGAAGTAGATAAAAAACGCCGATAGCTTACTAGCTACTTTTTACTAGCTAGTAATTTCATTGTTTTAGAAAATTTTTCTATATCTTGGAGCTTTTGTTCTGTTTGTTCAATTTCACTAGCATCAACAGAGTTGGCTTGTTGTGTTTGATTTACAGCCCTAACTAGTCCACTTACTTTTGCAGATAAATAAAGTAGGTGTCCTGGGGATTTATCAAAAGAAAGTTCTGTATTGTCTTCTTGTTCTTTTCTGCCTTTTAAGTCTAAATTTTTACGAAGCTCCTTAGCAGCTTTTCCTAGCTTATTAGCTAAATCAGCTATTTCTTTTAAGCCTTTTTCATTTAAGTTTTCTGCTCGTGTAGCTAATAGTAATTCTTTACTTTTAGCATTTAGTTCTGCCAAATTACGAACAAATTCTTGTCGCTTAACTATGCTAGGATCAGGTTTAATGTAATTAAATCTATTCTCTTGTAAGTCATTTAATGCTTGTTGCCGCTGTTGAAGGCTTTGCTCATTAAGCATTGCATTATTAAAAGCTCTTTCCTCTTTAGTTTTAGCATTCTTAAATTTTTCTGCTTGGGCAAAACTTAAATTAGCAGATAAACTAAAAACTACAGTCATTAAAGATAGTCTTAGAAATAGTTTCATTGCCCACCCCCAAAAATTAGGAAAATAGTCAGAAAAGTTAATATTTATAATCAAACAAAAAGTTGAAATTTAATCTTTACCTTTTGCTAATTCCTTAACACCTTTTGCTTGATTTTCTAGTGCTGTTAAATGTCTTGCTAAAATTTTAGACTTTATTTCGCTTGTAGTAGCAGTCACACTTGAAACATTAATTTGCTCAATTAATTCATCCATATTTTTTACAATTTTCAACATTTGCGCTGTGCGATCTTCTGTAGCGGAAATCTGCATTGGTGGTACTTTAACTTCAAAATTACTTAAAATTAAATCGTCTCGTAATTTTTTAGAGCATTTAGCTACTTTGTCTGCTAATTTAGCCATTTCTTTCATATCCTGCTTTGCAACTTGTGTTGCACAATCTTCTTTTGCCATATTTAGAAAAGCTAAAGTAGCTGTATTAAGTTCGTTGAGTTCCTTTTTAAGCTGCATTTGCCGTAGTATTATTGGGTCAACATCCTTGTGTGGGTTATTACCAACCATTTCTAAATTACGTAGTTCTCTTTGTTGTGAACTAATATTTTGTCTTTCTACTTCAGCAGGTGTAGGGGAACTTCCTCTTGGACGACGTTGGGCATTTGTTGGTAAGGCCAACACACATAATAAACATACAGCCAGTAATATAGAGTATTTACTTAATCTCATAACTAGCTCCTAAATTTTGTTGGGATTGTTTTGCGGTTTGCTTATTTTGGCATTCTTAGCAAAGATATGCAATGGTAAATACAAAAAAATAACCCAGCCGATTAAGCTGGGTTATTTAACAAAAAGATGTTAAGAAATATTAGAAGGTGAGTTTTAATCCAAATTGGACTGTACGACGAGGAGCATCATTAAAGTCAACATTGGAAAAACTTGTACCAGCATTATCAATAAATGGATCTGGTACACCAAAATTAGGATGATTAAAGACATTGAACATTTCAGCACGGAACTGTATGTTCATTCTTTCACTAATCTTAGTATTCTTGAAGAATGCAAAGTTACCTAAGAAAAGCTCATCGCCTCTTGAAGAGTTACGAGCAACATTACCATAAGGAGTTCCAAATAATCTTGAAGTAAACGCAGTGTTAGCAATAAATCTAACTTGATCTAATGTAACAGGAGTACCAGGAGAATTTGGAGAAGCATTAAAGGAATTTAATAGATAAAATCCTGTTGGTGATGGGGTATTTGTAAGTCCAAAGACATTGATTGCAGTATCATTGTCAATAGCTACTGAACTAGCAGGAGCATTTGGGTTACCTAAGAATGGGCGAACAAACTCTACACCACTGTTAAAGGCATTAGCAAAGTTACGGTCAACATATGGAGAACCAAAGAAGAATTGGGTTGGGGTAAAAGCTTGTCCGTTGTTAGTACGGAAAGTACCAGAAACTTCATAACCACCCAAAAGTTTTTCAGCCAATTTATTGCCACGTAAACCTGGGATTAGAGGAATAGAGTAAATAAAGTTGGTTGAAAATACATGACGGAAGTCATAAGCACCTAAAGCGCGTTCGCCTGCGCCAGTATCAAAAGGATCTTGTGCAAATGCGGTTGTACTGCCACCACCAAATGTGCCAAAGATCTCAGAAGCATTATCAATTTGTTTAGAGAAAGAATAAGAAGTTCCAAAGATTAGGTTCTTAATTCTAGTATCAAAACGTACTTGCATACTGTGATAGATAGAATTTGCACCATTAATACGGTTACGGAACAATCCTTGGTTAGCAACCAAACGACCATTTGGAGAAGGTTGAACACCATTAGGTAAGAATTGGGTTCCAAAATCACGAGCAAGTGTATTGATTTGTGGATTACCATTTACTGATTGGAATAAACCAACACCACGTGTTCCAACATAGCGAACTTCAATAATTGTGTTATTTCCTAATTGACGTTGAACACCTAAAGAAAATTGTTGGGTGTAAGGATTATGGAAATCATTAGCAACGCCGGTTTGGGTTAATAAACGTGGGTCAGAAGTTCCTGTTGGAATTCTTGAAGTTATAGCAGCGCGAATTCCAGGGCCTGTTGGATCTGTTGGAACTGCTGGTACACCTGTACCAATGATAGAAGTAGCAAATACTACTGGAGCGGCTGTAGCTGAATTTAACAAGATATTATAGAAAGCTAGGTCATAAGAAACGCCATAACCACCGCGAATAACAGTCTTGTTTTCGCCTAAAATCTTCTTAGCAAAGTTTAAGCGTGGAGTGTAAGCAAAACCAATACGAGGAGCAAAGTTGTTGTTGTCAGTATCAATTGCTGGGAAAACACGTGCTTCAAGAGGTACATCTTGTCTAAAAATAGCTGTGGTTGGATCGCTTTCTCTTCTGCTTGTAATTTCATTCAAAATGTTGATTGGTTGACCAGTATTTTCATAACGAACACCTAAACTAAGTGTAAAGTTATCTTTAATACGGAAAACATCTTCAAAATAGTAAGATTGGTCAAACTCTGTAAAGTTAAGAATATTTGGGCCTACAGCAACATTGATTGATTGAGGTGTGTTGTTAAAGAATGTAGCCAAACTATTAAAGTTAAAAGTACCATTTTGGTTAGGTAAAAAGCTAGATTCTGTTAAACGACGCTTAAAGTCAACGCCAGCTTTATAGGTATGCTTACCAGAAGTTATAGAGAAGTTATTTAAGAACTGGTAGTTATCATTAATACGGCCTTGTGGTAAGTTATTAGCTGGGCCAATATCAATAAACCCTGCTGGTAGATTAAAGAAACCAAATGCTTGATCTGCATCACTTGCACTTGGAATTGTTGCACCACTACCACCACCAAAGCTAACTCTTAAACGGCTATAATTAAAACGAAATTCGTTTGTAGCACGTGGAGAAACTTGATAAATAGCTGTTACACCAAGTTGTTGACTACGAGATGGAATATCACCAATAAATCCATTTGTGAGACTTCCAGTAGCATTAGCAGTTTCACCTTTTTGATAAAGGTAACGGGCTGAAATGCGCAATTTGTCTGAAGCATTATAATCTGCACGGAAAGTAGAGAAATTTTCTTCAAATGGTGTTTGAATTGTACGTTGAATAGCAGCAAATTCTAATGGAACCATTCTACCACCAATATTGACATTAATAAGTCTGGTGCCAACATCTGGTCTAATTGTAGGATTACCAATGCCAATAGAAAAAGGTGATCCCATTCTTAAAACATTAGCAATTGCTGGGCTAACAAATTGAGCAGCAGTAGAAATACCATTAGGAGTAAGTGTTAAAGCTCCTGCTGTAGTTTGAGCAAATGTACCTTCAGCAATACGAATACCTTGATAGCTAGCAAAGAAAAAGAGTTTATCTTTAACAACTGGGCCACCTAAGCTCATATTGAAAGTGTTGCTTAGTTGGAAAGGTGCTTCTTTTAATCCAGATGCTCTTTCTTGAACAGTCAAAGTACTTAAATTTTTACGATCACGGAAGAAGTAAGCTAAATTACCATGAAATTCGTTTGAACCACCTTTGGTAATAATGTTTACTACTGCGCTACCTGCTTGACCATATTCAGCAGAGAAGTTGTTGCTAACAATTTGGAATTCTTGAACAATGTCAGCATTATCAATAAATACGGCTGGGCCAGCTACAGAAATATCATTGTTGTCTTGACCATCAATGTTAAAATTGTTGGAACGACCACGACCACCATTAGCAGAAATGCCTGTACCGTTTGTATTACTAAAGCCTGTATCACCAGTATCAACAACACCTGGGGTTAATAAAGCTAAAGTATCAATACCACCACCAGCAATACTATTTGGTAGGTCAGCCACTTTACGAGCATCATAGTTAGCAGAAATTTGGGATGTATCTCTTTCAATTAAGACTTCCCCACCTGATACTTCTACTATATCAGCTTGTCCACCAACTTGCATAGCAACATCTAAACCAGTGCTACCACCAAGTTTTACAGTTACATCGCTGTTTTCTGTAGTTTTGAAACCATCAGCAACAACTTTAACAACATAAGTTCCTGGGGTTAGTGCTGAAATACGATAAATACCATTTTCATTTGCTGTAGTTGTTGTTTCTGTACCTGTTGCTATGTTTTTAGCAATAACTTGGGCACCTGGGATTACTGCGCCTTGTTCGTCAGTTACTGTACCACCAAGGGTACCTGTT
Coding sequences:
- the purS gene encoding phosphoribosylformylglycinamidine synthase subunit PurS, yielding MKAKVYVTLKNGVLDPQGKAIHQAIKTIGYGSVADIRQGKYFEVALRDDISLIDAQQEVNQLAHSILANPVIEDYKIEIES
- the purQ gene encoding phosphoribosylformylglycinamidine synthase subunit PurQ, coding for MKFGVVIFPGSNCDHDTYHVISKVVGQPVQFIWHQATTLDDCDVVILPGGFSYGDYLRCGALASLSPVMKSIKEFASRGGLVLGICNGFQILCEAGLLPGTLLRNRDLKFICDYSYVKVENNQGAFVNSYNAGDVLNLPIAHNEGNYFCDPDDLAMLKEKNCILFRYCSKNGEVTDKFNPNGSLENIAGITNKEKNVLGMMPHPERASEEILGNIDGRAIFYSLNLHMAEVDKKRR
- a CDS encoding carboxypeptidase regulatory-like domain-containing protein translates to MKKENKLVKSLFLALALTMFGGTAPDGVVAPVMAQQVTGTLGGTVTDEQGAVIPGAQVIAKNIATGTETTTTANENGIYRISALTPGTYVVKVVADGFKTTENSDVTVKLGGSTGLDVAMQVGGQADIVEVSGGEVLIERDTSQISANYDARKVADLPNSIAGGGIDTLALLTPGVVDTGDTGFSNTNGTGISANGGRGRSNNFNIDGQDNNDISVAGPAVFIDNADIVQEFQIVSNNFSAEYGQAGSAVVNIITKGGSNEFHGNLAYFFRDRKNLSTLTVQERASGLKEAPFQLSNTFNMSLGGPVVKDKLFFFASYQGIRIAEGTFAQTTAGALTLTPNGISTAAQFVSPAIANVLRMGSPFSIGIGNPTIRPDVGTRLINVNIGGRMVPLEFAAIQRTIQTPFEENFSTFRADYNASDKLRISARYLYQKGETANATGSLTNGFIGDIPSRSQQLGVTAIYQVSPRATNEFRFNYSRLRVSFGGGSGATIPSASDADQAFGFFNLPAGFIDIGPANNLPQGRINDNYQFLNNFSITSGKHTYKAGVDFKRRLTESSFLPNQNGTFNFNSLATFFNNTPQSINVAVGPNILNFTEFDQSYYFEDVFRIKDNFTLSLGVRYENTGQPINILNEITSRRESDPTTAIFRQDVPLEARVFPAIDTDNNNFAPRIGFAYTPRLNFAKKILGENKTVIRGGYGVSYDLAFYNILLNSATAAPVVFATSIIGTGVPAVPTDPTGPGIRAAITSRIPTGTSDPRLLTQTGVANDFHNPYTQQFSLGVQRQLGNNTIIEVRYVGTRGVGLFQSVNGNPQINTLARDFGTQFLPNGVQPSPNGRLVANQGLFRNRINGANSIYHSMQVRFDTRIKNLIFGTSYSFSKQIDNASEIFGTFGGGSTTAFAQDPFDTGAGERALGAYDFRHVFSTNFIYSIPLIPGLRGNKLAEKLLGGYEVSGTFRTNNGQAFTPTQFFFGSPYVDRNFANAFNSGVEFVRPFLGNPNAPASSVAIDNDTAINVFGLTNTPSPTGFYLLNSFNASPNSPGTPVTLDQVRFIANTAFTSRLFGTPYGNVARNSSRGDELFLGNFAFFKNTKISERMNIQFRAEMFNVFNHPNFGVPDPFIDNAGTSFSNVDFNDAPRRTVQFGLKLTF
- a CDS encoding adenylosuccinate lyase; translated protein: MIPRYTLPEMGRIWTEENKFQKWLDVEIAVCEVHAEMGTIPASALAVIKEKAKFDVKRIAEIEETTRHDVIAFTTCLAEFIGPESRYVHFGLTSSDVVDTANALVLIEALNLIIDTANKLSNTLRKRAFEFKDTVMIGRTHGIHAEPTTFGLVLALYYAENKRNLQRLERAKEAISVGKISGAVGTFAHLDPEVEEKVCQRLGLKAAPISTQVIQRDRYAEVLSTLAITTASLEKIALEIRHLQRSEVGEAQEFFGSGQKGSSAMPHKRNPIVSEQICGLARVVRANAQAAFENIALWHERDISHSSVERIILADSHILTDYLLHRTNKLINKLIVHPKQMQKNLHLMQGVIFSGQLLLELTRHGLTREDAYKLVQNNAMRVWDEKVNFHDLILADTEINKILSTSEINAIFDLKVQLRNVEKIFNRVFAN
- a CDS encoding MBL fold metallo-hydrolase codes for the protein MRFNVLASGSSGNATLISTGKTSVLVDCGLSARELVKRVEMVGSRIQDISAIIITHEHSDHVRALKTLAKKLNIYVYISPVAFDYLKLTSEPSIKLAEKLIPNQPFEIGDLQFWSVPVPHDSVDPLVFTIESKGSKMAIVTDLGYIPKQVAKYLIGCDALVLEANHEVEMLRISSYPWATKQRILGQNGHLSNNEMARFLREDFDQKAQYLILAHLSEQNNHPELAKLAAMTALNDKTPLFASLAENRVLTAFPDRPLGWIDL
- a CDS encoding rod shape-determining protein: MLRERIKRYIAKQFRRIFAERVAVDLGTVNTLIYTEKRGIVLNEPSAIAVNKYTGQIITVGHEALNMLGREPIDTVVHRPMRDGTIADFDLAEKMLHEFFRRANVGKIGKSGKLLHIVTATPSMSTSVERRALKAAARGAGGRWVSMIEEGLAAAVGANAILGNSNAHMVVDIGGGTSNIIIASASGIIKSSSIPVAGNELNQAIIELLARKHRLQIGEQAAESIKMKLATALEPTEPEELKVIGKAVPGHAVKEISIDSEELFQALDKFLQTIISEIRTILEQVPPNVAVDIYSYGIVLSGGGALLRNLDKRLSNEFELPVHVAERPLEAVVKGAGKLMAYDNLLERYRIHDETLEWETANTPSYGIVN
- a CDS encoding insulinase family protein — its product is MIENQVNKTTLDNGLVIISESISYVRSVSLGIWVCAGSRHESALENGISHFIEHAVFKGTSKRTSRQIATQADILGGGLDAFTSQDVTNFYIRVLDCHLSEGFDLLADIITNPTFSPVELEKERGVILEEIKMVDDTPDELVYDLFASSFWPNHPLGRPIQGTAESVGNFTRNEIINYYQKTYYPENILICATGNLCHQELVELAQKYFGHLKPETEKLLISTPKTEYKISVHKKRNLEQTHIVLASDFPVIHSPKRYACNVFNSILGGGLSSRLFQTIREEHGLAYSVFSSIDSFTDIGCLSIYLAVANKQVNKAIEYVLQEIIKLKENIVSLEELNTTKEQIKTALLISNDSISSKMTSLANNHMLFTRNITINEVITEIDKVSQEEIQEIAQNTFQKNKLAITILGANDKVKLDLAHLGY